A genomic region of Caulobacter vibrioides contains the following coding sequences:
- a CDS encoding aminopeptidase P family protein yields MRQTFDESTDPSFGPKHVPLIRQAMAAQGLDGFLVPHEDEHQNEYLPAANDRLAWASGFTGSAGAGVILSDRAAVFVDGRYTLQVREQVDQGVFEIRDLVEGGVPAYLETVSKGAVIGYDARLHSPAALDGLKAAAIRAGAVLKPVEANPVDQAWGSARPPQPMAPVVPQPLEHAGEESSAKRARVGASVAALGADAAVITAPASIAWLFNVRGGDVIRTPLPLSQAILNADGTARLFLEPAKVTADLPAWLGNQVSLETPDKLETALAELSGKSVVVDPAQSSAWYFDTLTAAGATVVRAMDPCTMPRACKNAVELGGTREAHRRDGAALTRFLHWLATEGQINPPDEKEAVAKLEAFREATGVLKDLSFDTIGAANGHGALPHYRPTERSNERAKMGSLLLVDSGGQYLDGTTDVTRTVAIGAPSAEMVQRNTLVLKGHLAIARLRFPAGTTGSAIDALARMALWAQGLDYDHGTGHGVGVYLGVHEGPQRISKAPNTIALQPGMIVSNEPGYYKDGEYGIRIENLEVVMPAEDVPGGERPMHRFEALTLAPIDRRLIDKALLTAEEIAQFDAYHARVLREIGPRVEPEVRTWMEAACAPL; encoded by the coding sequence ATGCGCCAGACCTTCGACGAATCCACCGATCCCTCCTTCGGCCCCAAGCACGTCCCGCTGATCCGCCAAGCCATGGCGGCGCAGGGGCTGGACGGCTTCCTCGTGCCGCACGAGGACGAGCATCAGAACGAGTACCTGCCCGCCGCCAATGACCGGCTGGCCTGGGCCAGCGGCTTTACCGGCTCGGCCGGTGCGGGCGTGATCCTGAGCGACCGCGCCGCCGTCTTCGTCGACGGCCGCTATACGCTGCAGGTTCGCGAGCAGGTCGATCAGGGCGTGTTCGAGATCCGCGACCTCGTCGAGGGCGGCGTGCCCGCCTATCTGGAGACCGTCTCGAAGGGCGCCGTCATCGGCTACGACGCTCGTCTGCATAGCCCGGCCGCCCTGGACGGCCTGAAGGCCGCCGCCATCCGCGCCGGCGCGGTGCTGAAGCCCGTTGAGGCCAATCCCGTCGACCAGGCCTGGGGTTCGGCGCGCCCGCCGCAGCCCATGGCCCCCGTCGTTCCGCAGCCCCTTGAACACGCCGGCGAAGAGTCCAGCGCCAAGCGCGCGCGGGTCGGCGCCTCGGTCGCGGCGCTGGGCGCCGACGCCGCCGTGATCACCGCCCCGGCCTCGATCGCCTGGCTGTTCAATGTGCGCGGCGGCGACGTGATCCGCACCCCGCTGCCGCTGTCGCAGGCCATTCTGAACGCCGATGGCACGGCGCGCCTGTTCCTGGAGCCGGCCAAGGTGACCGCCGATCTGCCGGCCTGGCTCGGCAATCAGGTCTCGCTGGAGACCCCGGACAAGCTGGAGACGGCCCTGGCCGAGCTGTCAGGCAAGAGCGTCGTGGTCGACCCGGCCCAGTCCTCGGCCTGGTACTTCGACACCCTGACCGCCGCCGGCGCGACCGTGGTGCGGGCGATGGACCCCTGCACGATGCCGCGCGCCTGCAAGAACGCGGTCGAGCTGGGTGGCACGCGCGAGGCGCACCGCCGGGACGGCGCGGCCCTGACCCGCTTCCTGCACTGGCTGGCCACCGAGGGCCAGATCAACCCGCCCGACGAGAAGGAAGCCGTCGCCAAGCTGGAAGCCTTCCGTGAGGCCACCGGCGTGCTGAAGGACCTTTCCTTCGACACCATCGGCGCGGCCAATGGCCACGGCGCCCTGCCCCACTACCGCCCGACCGAGCGCAGCAACGAACGCGCGAAGATGGGCTCCCTGCTGCTGGTCGACAGCGGCGGCCAGTATCTGGACGGCACGACCGACGTGACCCGCACCGTGGCGATCGGCGCGCCCAGCGCCGAGATGGTCCAGCGCAACACGCTCGTCTTGAAGGGTCACCTGGCCATCGCCCGCCTGCGCTTCCCGGCCGGCACCACCGGTTCGGCGATCGACGCCCTGGCGCGGATGGCCCTGTGGGCGCAGGGCCTCGACTACGACCACGGCACCGGCCACGGCGTCGGCGTCTATCTGGGCGTCCATGAGGGACCGCAGCGGATCTCCAAGGCCCCGAACACCATCGCCCTGCAGCCCGGCATGATCGTCTCGAACGAGCCCGGCTACTACAAGGACGGCGAGTACGGCATCCGGATCGAGAACCTGGAGGTCGTCATGCCGGCCGAGGACGTGCCCGGCGGCGAGCGGCCGATGCACCGCTTCGAGGCCCTGACGCTCGCGCCCATCGATCGTCGCCTGATCGACAAGGCGCTGCTGACGGCCGAAGAAATCGCCCAGTTCGACGCCTACCACGCCCGCGTGCTGCGCGAGATCGGCCCGCGCGTGGAGCCGGAGGTTCGGACGTGGATGGAAGCGGCCTGCGCGCCGCTTTAG
- a CDS encoding DUF2147 domain-containing protein, with protein MIRTAMIAATALAASLAASAPAFAADVVGLWATPGNGGQVEIARCGNSLCGKLVTSNHIKENPGLKDIKNKDESQRSRTLKNLQMLYDFSGGPTKWTGGKVYNPEDGGVYAGTIELVSNTELKLKGCVVAPLCKTQKWTRIR; from the coding sequence ATGATCCGCACCGCCATGATCGCCGCCACCGCGCTCGCCGCCAGCCTCGCGGCTTCAGCGCCCGCCTTCGCCGCCGATGTGGTGGGCCTCTGGGCCACGCCGGGCAATGGCGGTCAGGTCGAGATCGCGCGCTGCGGCAACAGCCTGTGCGGCAAGCTGGTGACCTCCAACCACATCAAGGAAAATCCGGGCCTCAAGGACATCAAGAACAAGGACGAGAGCCAGCGCAGCCGGACCCTGAAGAACCTGCAGATGCTCTATGACTTCAGCGGCGGTCCCACCAAGTGGACGGGCGGCAAGGTCTATAATCCCGAGGACGGCGGCGTCTACGCCGGCACGATCGAGCTGGTCAGCAACACCGAGCTGAAGCTCAAGGGCTGTGTGGTCGCGCCGCTGTGCAAGACGCAGAAGTGGACGCGGATTCGGTAG
- a CDS encoding 3'-5' exonuclease, whose protein sequence is MAGAGGRMKVIAIDFETANEQRASPCSIGLAWIEGGEVARVEHHYIRPPGNRFAAFNMAFHGIRPEHVADADEWPDVLERIRPELEGALVLAHNASFDISVIRRTCEHYDVPAPGFDYLCTVQVARSVWPELPSHKLNVVCGHLGVDFAHHDAAADAYACGRVALAATGLNALSDIRALPQRLGMTPGRLDPDSYRPSRMAAAPSRRW, encoded by the coding sequence GTGGCTGGCGCTGGTGGGCGCATGAAGGTCATCGCCATCGACTTCGAGACCGCCAACGAGCAGCGCGCCAGCCCTTGCTCCATCGGCTTGGCCTGGATCGAGGGCGGCGAGGTCGCGCGCGTCGAGCACCATTATATCCGCCCGCCGGGCAACCGTTTCGCGGCGTTCAACATGGCGTTCCACGGCATCCGGCCCGAACATGTCGCGGACGCCGACGAGTGGCCGGACGTGCTGGAACGCATTCGGCCCGAGCTGGAGGGGGCGCTGGTTTTGGCGCACAACGCTTCGTTCGACATCAGCGTGATCCGGCGCACCTGCGAGCACTATGACGTGCCGGCGCCCGGCTTTGATTATCTGTGTACGGTGCAAGTGGCGCGCAGCGTCTGGCCGGAGCTTCCGTCGCACAAGCTGAACGTGGTCTGCGGCCACCTGGGCGTGGATTTCGCCCACCACGACGCGGCCGCCGACGCCTATGCCTGCGGCCGCGTGGCGCTAGCGGCGACAGGCCTGAACGCGCTGTCCGATATCCGGGCGTTGCCGCAGCGCCTGGGCATGACCCCGGGTCGTCTCGACCCCGATAGCTACCGACCCTCGCGCATGGCGGCGGCGCCAAGTCGGCGCTGGTAG
- the ligA gene encoding NAD-dependent DNA ligase LigA, with amino-acid sequence MSQIPVADLTEAQAVEELERLADLLATHDIAYHQQDNPTVSDAEYDALKRRNLDIETRFPHLVRENSPSMRVGATRAEQFAPVEHGVPMLSLDNAFSNDEAIEFDARIRRFLRIAPSETVAYTAEPKIDGLSASLRYEKGVLVQGATRGDGRVGEDVTANLRTIADIPQRLKGSGWPDVIEVRGEVYVELAAFAAFNKAAEEAGQRTYANPRNFAAGSLRQIDPKISAQRPLRFFGYAWGLVSEGFADSQWGALEKLAEWGFVTTAPPAQRVLNAQGLLDIYAQFEILRPTLGFDIDGVVYKVDDLELQRRLGFVSRSPRWAIARKFPAQRARTVLEAIDLQVGRTGAITPVARLKPVTVGGVSVTNATLHNGDEIARLDVRVGDTVVIQRAGDVIPQIVEVALDARPDPAPEPFEFPHVCPCPLQTPLAREVTASGQESVVRRCTGEFACPFQRVEHLRHFVSRRAFDIEGLGEKQLQAFFEEGWITEPADIFKLARDEEKLTALREREGYGETSVANLVKGIEARRTIGMDRMIYGLGARDIGETTSTVLARNFDRFEDLQAAAEAAAKGLPGETYLELSTAPGVGPKALDMLVEAGKGGLVADPWPLTDDLELKIGHAVPKLTKPARAALAQRYGTWAAFADGLVAAASGAPGDDYLHLAAIDGVGPVAAQSLARFFAEDHNRQKVANLVAELDIQPVAKPKTDTAVAGKTIVFTGSLEKMTRDEAKAQAEGLGAKVASSVSKKTDLVVAGPGAGSKLKTATELGIQVMTEDEWLALVGA; translated from the coding sequence GTGTCCCAGATCCCCGTCGCCGATCTCACCGAAGCCCAGGCCGTCGAGGAACTGGAGCGTCTGGCCGATCTTCTGGCGACGCACGACATCGCCTATCACCAACAGGACAATCCGACGGTCAGCGACGCCGAGTACGACGCGCTGAAGCGGCGAAACCTCGATATCGAGACGCGCTTCCCGCATCTGGTGCGCGAGAATTCCCCGTCGATGCGGGTCGGCGCGACCCGGGCCGAGCAGTTCGCGCCGGTGGAGCACGGCGTGCCGATGCTCAGCCTCGACAACGCCTTCTCGAACGACGAGGCGATCGAGTTTGACGCGCGCATACGGCGGTTCCTGCGCATCGCGCCGTCCGAGACGGTCGCCTACACCGCCGAGCCCAAGATCGACGGCCTGTCGGCTTCGCTGCGCTATGAGAAGGGCGTGCTGGTCCAGGGCGCAACGCGGGGCGACGGGCGCGTGGGCGAGGACGTCACCGCCAATCTGCGGACCATCGCCGACATTCCGCAGCGCCTGAAGGGGTCAGGCTGGCCCGACGTGATCGAGGTGCGCGGCGAGGTCTATGTCGAGCTTGCGGCCTTCGCCGCCTTCAACAAGGCCGCCGAGGAGGCCGGTCAGCGCACCTACGCCAATCCCCGCAACTTCGCGGCGGGCTCGCTGCGCCAGATCGATCCCAAGATCAGCGCCCAGCGGCCGCTGCGGTTCTTCGGCTATGCCTGGGGCCTGGTCTCGGAGGGCTTCGCCGACAGCCAGTGGGGCGCGCTGGAAAAGCTGGCCGAATGGGGCTTCGTGACCACGGCGCCGCCCGCCCAGCGCGTGCTGAACGCGCAAGGTCTGCTCGACATCTACGCCCAGTTCGAGATCCTGCGACCGACCCTGGGCTTTGATATCGACGGCGTGGTCTACAAGGTCGATGACCTGGAGCTTCAGCGTCGTCTGGGCTTTGTCTCGCGCTCGCCGCGCTGGGCGATCGCGCGCAAGTTCCCGGCCCAGCGGGCTCGGACGGTCCTGGAGGCGATCGATCTTCAGGTCGGTCGCACGGGTGCGATCACGCCGGTGGCGCGGCTGAAGCCGGTGACGGTCGGCGGCGTGTCGGTGACCAACGCCACCTTGCACAACGGCGACGAGATCGCGCGGCTCGATGTCAGGGTCGGCGACACCGTGGTGATCCAGCGCGCCGGCGACGTGATCCCGCAGATCGTCGAGGTGGCCCTGGACGCGCGGCCAGATCCCGCGCCGGAGCCGTTCGAGTTTCCGCATGTCTGCCCGTGCCCACTGCAGACGCCGTTGGCGCGCGAGGTCACCGCGTCGGGGCAGGAGTCGGTGGTGCGCCGCTGCACGGGCGAGTTCGCCTGTCCGTTCCAACGGGTCGAGCACCTGCGCCACTTCGTCTCCCGCCGGGCGTTCGACATCGAGGGGCTGGGCGAAAAGCAGCTTCAGGCCTTCTTCGAGGAAGGCTGGATCACCGAGCCCGCCGACATCTTCAAGCTGGCCCGCGATGAGGAAAAGCTGACCGCCCTGCGCGAACGCGAGGGCTATGGCGAGACCTCGGTGGCCAATCTGGTCAAGGGGATCGAGGCGCGGCGCACCATCGGCATGGACCGGATGATCTATGGCCTGGGCGCGCGTGACATCGGCGAGACCACCTCCACGGTGCTGGCCCGCAACTTCGACCGCTTCGAGGACCTGCAGGCCGCCGCCGAGGCCGCCGCCAAGGGCCTGCCCGGCGAGACCTATCTTGAACTCTCGACCGCGCCCGGCGTCGGGCCCAAGGCGCTGGACATGCTGGTCGAGGCGGGGAAGGGCGGTCTAGTCGCAGATCCGTGGCCACTGACCGACGACCTGGAGCTTAAGATCGGCCACGCGGTCCCCAAGCTGACCAAGCCCGCCCGCGCGGCGCTGGCGCAGCGCTATGGAACCTGGGCGGCCTTCGCCGACGGACTTGTCGCCGCCGCCTCGGGGGCGCCGGGTGACGACTATCTGCATCTGGCCGCCATCGATGGCGTCGGGCCCGTCGCGGCCCAGTCCCTGGCGCGGTTCTTCGCCGAGGATCATAACCGGCAGAAGGTCGCCAATCTCGTCGCCGAGCTTGATATCCAGCCGGTGGCCAAGCCCAAGACCGACACGGCCGTGGCCGGCAAGACCATCGTCTTCACCGGCTCGCTGGAGAAGATGACCCGCGACGAGGCCAAGGCCCAGGCTGAAGGGCTGGGGGCGAAGGTCGCTTCGTCGGTGTCGAAGAAGACCGATCTGGTGGTCGCGGGACCCGGCGCCGGCTCCAAGCTCAAGACGGCCACGGAACTGGGCATCCAGGTGATGACCGAGGACGAGTGGCTGGCGCTGGTGGGCGCATGA
- a CDS encoding acyltransferase family protein, which produces MFNAGTGFAKASATPVLSRDGPLDALRFLAALFIVLYHVAERAPVSLFSLSPAFGRGYLATDFFLMLSGYVLARTYGARVASSEVNTWTFLKRRVQRIWPPHLVMLALFVAFFLATTAIGLAPQNPQWFQWDQLLPQIFLVQAWFVPGTSGWNMPTWTLSALIVAYALFPMVWRKVAATSRPLRLLAMGVCAWVIIDQAALMAFGVHGYQLPLRFGLIRGVPLFLIGVLIARLPVTRLAEQQALPLAAASLAMVIGIQALGSFDYFSLALLAFLIYAAGASKPRAWRWAGAAGRLSFPLFLTNTLTAVVWFGLVRMLDAKLGLPVAAQWTLWALAIPATIIAAWLFERLIDAPLQTWIKSRSRGAAAPHITNMREASA; this is translated from the coding sequence ATGTTCAATGCCGGCACAGGTTTCGCCAAAGCGAGCGCCACGCCCGTCCTGTCCCGGGACGGTCCGCTGGACGCCCTGCGCTTCCTGGCCGCCCTGTTCATCGTGCTCTACCACGTCGCCGAGCGCGCGCCGGTGTCGCTGTTCAGCCTGTCGCCGGCGTTCGGGCGCGGCTATCTGGCGACCGACTTTTTCCTGATGCTGTCAGGCTATGTGCTGGCCCGGACCTACGGTGCGCGCGTCGCAAGCAGCGAGGTCAACACCTGGACCTTCCTGAAGCGCCGCGTGCAACGGATCTGGCCGCCGCACCTGGTCATGCTGGCCCTGTTCGTCGCCTTCTTCCTGGCCACCACGGCGATTGGCCTCGCCCCGCAGAACCCGCAATGGTTCCAGTGGGACCAGCTGCTGCCGCAGATCTTCCTGGTGCAGGCCTGGTTCGTGCCGGGAACCTCGGGCTGGAACATGCCCACCTGGACCCTGTCGGCGCTGATCGTGGCCTATGCGCTGTTCCCGATGGTCTGGCGCAAGGTCGCCGCCACGTCGCGGCCGTTGCGGCTGCTGGCCATGGGCGTCTGCGCCTGGGTGATCATCGACCAGGCCGCCTTGATGGCCTTCGGCGTGCACGGCTATCAGCTGCCGCTGCGCTTTGGCCTGATCCGCGGCGTGCCGTTGTTCCTGATCGGCGTGCTGATCGCGCGCCTGCCCGTCACGCGTCTGGCTGAGCAGCAAGCCCTGCCGTTGGCGGCCGCCAGCCTCGCCATGGTCATCGGCATCCAGGCCCTGGGGAGCTTCGACTATTTCAGCCTCGCCCTGCTGGCCTTCCTGATCTATGCGGCCGGCGCCTCCAAGCCGCGCGCCTGGCGCTGGGCGGGCGCGGCCGGTCGCCTGTCGTTCCCGCTGTTCCTGACCAACACCCTGACCGCCGTCGTCTGGTTCGGCCTCGTGCGGATGCTCGACGCCAAGCTTGGCCTGCCGGTCGCCGCCCAGTGGACGCTGTGGGCGCTGGCCATCCCGGCGACGATCATCGCCGCGTGGCTGTTCGAGCGCTTGATCGACGCGCCGCTGCAGACCTGGATCAAGTCGCGGTCGCGTGGGGCGGCGGCCCCGCACATCACCAACATGCGCGAGGCCTCGGCGTAG
- a CDS encoding DUF3526 domain-containing protein → MNALLREARFLLGLKSVVAAMVALFALTAVAVSAGLVEVARQEAAIARIGPQQASDVAAITDWVSREKDPGSAAYYTFHATSDPPSDLAFAAIGTRDVSPYVLRVRALGLEAQLYEGEIGNPEAALPGRFDFAFVLVYLAPLFVILLFHDLRSGEREAGRLRALEASVGASSALWGPRLTVRALGLFLVLALPFLVGAFVAGTAPWKVGAVLVVVLAYLAFWIVLCVVVARAARSSLANAMTLAAAWMTLTLIVPAIGHVVINSAIPLRQGMELGQTQRTAVHRAWDIPKAETMDAFFRTHPQWRNTAPLGEAFHWKWYFAFHQVGDELAGGLSRQYRQGVLERAAWSERLGLVTPGVATQLALHRLAATDPAAQIAYQDRIRAFHGELRRFFYPYLFEDRPFGRADFARAPEYRAAPAAGSWPVALLGGVVLMTALVGGVGLVRGRREAS, encoded by the coding sequence ATGAACGCCCTGCTTCGAGAAGCCCGCTTCCTGCTGGGCCTTAAATCCGTTGTCGCGGCCATGGTCGCCCTGTTTGCGCTCACCGCTGTGGCGGTCAGCGCCGGCCTCGTCGAGGTCGCGCGTCAGGAGGCCGCCATCGCCCGGATCGGACCGCAGCAGGCATCCGATGTCGCTGCGATCACCGACTGGGTCTCCCGCGAGAAGGATCCGGGCAGCGCGGCCTACTACACCTTCCACGCCACGTCGGACCCGCCGTCGGACCTGGCGTTCGCCGCCATCGGGACCCGCGATGTCTCGCCCTATGTCCTGCGCGTGCGGGCTCTTGGCCTGGAGGCGCAGCTCTATGAGGGCGAGATCGGCAATCCGGAAGCCGCGCTTCCGGGGCGTTTCGACTTCGCCTTCGTGCTGGTCTACCTCGCCCCGCTGTTCGTGATCCTGCTGTTTCACGACCTGCGCTCGGGCGAGCGGGAGGCCGGGCGGCTGCGGGCCCTGGAGGCCTCGGTCGGCGCATCCTCGGCGCTGTGGGGACCGCGTCTGACCGTTCGCGCGCTGGGTCTGTTCCTGGTGCTGGCGCTTCCGTTCCTCGTCGGGGCCTTCGTCGCCGGTACGGCGCCTTGGAAGGTCGGAGCGGTGCTGGTGGTGGTGCTGGCCTATCTGGCCTTCTGGATCGTGCTGTGCGTGGTGGTGGCCCGCGCGGCGCGCAGCTCGCTGGCCAACGCCATGACCCTGGCGGCGGCCTGGATGACCCTGACCCTGATCGTTCCGGCGATCGGCCACGTGGTGATCAACAGCGCCATCCCGCTGCGCCAGGGGATGGAGCTTGGCCAGACCCAGCGCACCGCCGTCCACCGCGCCTGGGACATCCCCAAGGCCGAGACCATGGACGCGTTTTTCCGCACCCATCCGCAGTGGCGCAACACCGCGCCGCTGGGCGAGGCGTTCCACTGGAAATGGTACTTCGCCTTCCATCAGGTGGGCGACGAGCTGGCCGGCGGTCTGTCGCGTCAGTATCGCCAGGGGGTTCTTGAGCGAGCCGCCTGGAGCGAGCGCCTGGGCCTGGTGACGCCGGGCGTGGCGACGCAGCTGGCGCTGCACCGCCTGGCCGCCACCGATCCTGCGGCGCAGATCGCCTATCAGGACCGCATTCGTGCGTTCCACGGCGAGCTTCGGCGGTTCTTCTATCCGTACCTGTTCGAAGACCGGCCGTTCGGCCGCGCCGACTTCGCGCGCGCGCCGGAATATCGGGCGGCGCCGGCCGCCGGAAGCTGGCCCGTCGCGCTGCTTGGCGGCGTGGTCCTGATGACGGCGCTGGTCGGTGGCGTGGGCCTTGTGCGGGGACGCAGGGAGGCGTCCTAG
- a CDS encoding ABC transporter permease produces MSVILSVTRNELRHLVRSRVALTGLILVALLTFAAALTSNAYQADQAGLRERLQHAADQDFAAQPNRHPHRVVHFGHFAIRPASGLAAMDPGVEAYTGNMIFLEGHRQNSANFGDARQSSLLVRFGQLSPALVLQVIVPLLLVFIGAGMIAGERERGTLRQSLLAGISGGALLSGKALALGLAALAIATPAFGLLLWLGASGGARLSAVGLTTLGYVAYLAFWTLLIIAVSATANRSRSALIGLVGAWAFMVVLVPRVAPEAAAALAPLPTRVETDIAVQRDLRSMGDSHNPNDPYFAAFKQKTLKQYGVTRVEDLPVNYRGLLAIEGEKLTSSLFDRYADQAFGAMEAQGRVMDALAVVSPTVAIRRVSMTLAETDLFAYRRFLEQAEAYRYDLVQRLNRLQATAVTAADDAAKSKNAAAEARSRISADHWQAMPHFDPKRPSAADVVSRALPALVALLLWLAAGALFAVHAGRRLNRRAA; encoded by the coding sequence ATGAGCGTGATCCTTTCGGTGACGCGCAACGAGCTGCGTCACCTTGTTCGGAGCCGGGTCGCCTTGACCGGCCTGATCCTTGTCGCGTTGCTGACCTTCGCCGCAGCGCTTACCTCGAACGCCTATCAGGCCGACCAGGCCGGTCTTCGCGAGCGTCTGCAGCACGCCGCCGACCAGGACTTCGCGGCCCAGCCCAACCGGCATCCGCACCGTGTCGTCCACTTTGGCCACTTCGCCATCCGGCCGGCCAGTGGCCTGGCGGCGATGGATCCCGGCGTCGAGGCCTATACGGGCAACATGATCTTCCTCGAGGGTCATCGGCAGAACAGCGCCAACTTCGGCGACGCCCGCCAATCATCGCTGCTGGTCCGGTTCGGACAGCTGTCGCCGGCGCTGGTGCTGCAGGTGATCGTGCCGCTGCTGCTGGTGTTCATCGGGGCCGGGATGATCGCCGGCGAGCGCGAGCGGGGCACGTTGCGCCAGTCGCTTCTGGCCGGGATTTCTGGCGGCGCGCTGCTGAGCGGCAAGGCCCTGGCGCTGGGCCTGGCGGCCCTGGCCATCGCGACCCCGGCCTTTGGTCTTCTGCTGTGGCTCGGCGCCAGCGGCGGAGCGCGGCTCTCGGCCGTCGGACTGACCACGCTGGGCTACGTCGCTTACCTCGCCTTCTGGACCCTGCTGATCATCGCCGTCTCAGCCACGGCCAACCGCAGCCGCTCGGCCCTGATCGGCCTTGTCGGCGCCTGGGCGTTTATGGTGGTGCTGGTTCCGCGCGTCGCGCCCGAGGCCGCCGCCGCCCTGGCGCCGCTGCCGACACGGGTCGAGACCGACATCGCCGTCCAGCGCGACCTGCGGTCCATGGGCGACAGCCACAATCCCAACGACCCCTATTTCGCCGCCTTCAAGCAGAAGACGCTGAAACAGTACGGCGTGACGCGGGTCGAGGACCTGCCGGTCAACTATCGCGGCCTGCTCGCCATTGAAGGCGAGAAGCTGACCTCCAGCCTGTTCGACCGCTACGCCGACCAGGCCTTCGGCGCCATGGAGGCGCAGGGGCGGGTGATGGACGCCCTGGCGGTGGTCAGTCCGACCGTGGCGATCCGCCGTGTGTCGATGACCTTGGCCGAGACCGACCTGTTCGCCTACCGCCGGTTCCTCGAACAGGCCGAGGCCTATCGCTACGACCTCGTGCAGCGGCTCAACCGCCTGCAGGCCACGGCGGTCACCGCCGCTGATGACGCCGCCAAGAGCAAGAACGCTGCGGCGGAGGCGCGCAGCCGCATCTCGGCCGACCACTGGCAGGCCATGCCCCACTTTGATCCGAAACGGCCCTCGGCGGCCGACGTCGTGAGCCGCGCCCTGCCGGCGCTGGTGGCCCTGTTGCTCTGGCTCGCCGCCGGGGCGTTGTTCGCGGTCCATGCTGGCCGTCGCCTGAACCGGAGGGCCGCATGA
- a CDS encoding ABC transporter ATP-binding protein — protein MDGDKAIEIADLVVRYGDRDVIDHLALTVRAGEVYGLLGGNGAGKSTTLQAILGFVRPSAGRVRVVGRDPASEPAEVRRAIAYIPENVALYEHLTARENIDYFLRLAGLRPVADEINKAFGTVGLAEEAWERRVSGFSKGMRQKTAIALAVLRRASVLLLDEPTSGLDPGATADFNALVSRLRGEGAAILIVTHDLIGVADIADRIGFLERGRISDEMVAEGPERFDLRALHNRFSRARAA, from the coding sequence GTGGATGGCGACAAAGCGATCGAGATCGCAGATCTCGTGGTGCGATATGGCGATCGAGACGTGATCGATCATCTGGCCCTGACGGTCAGGGCCGGAGAGGTCTACGGCCTGCTCGGCGGCAACGGCGCGGGGAAGTCGACCACCCTGCAGGCGATCCTCGGCTTTGTCCGTCCCAGCGCCGGACGCGTCCGCGTGGTCGGCCGCGATCCTGCGTCGGAGCCCGCCGAGGTGCGGCGCGCCATCGCCTACATCCCCGAGAATGTGGCGCTGTACGAGCACCTGACGGCGCGCGAGAACATCGACTACTTCCTGCGGCTGGCGGGCCTGCGCCCGGTCGCCGACGAGATCAACAAGGCGTTCGGCACGGTCGGTCTGGCCGAAGAGGCCTGGGAGCGCCGGGTATCGGGCTTCTCCAAGGGTATGCGGCAGAAGACGGCCATCGCCTTGGCGGTGTTGCGCCGCGCGTCGGTGCTGCTGCTGGACGAGCCGACGTCGGGCCTTGATCCCGGCGCCACCGCCGACTTCAACGCGCTGGTGTCGCGTCTGCGCGGGGAGGGGGCGGCGATCCTCATCGTCACCCACGACCTGATCGGCGTCGCCGACATCGCCGACCGCATCGGCTTTCTCGAGCGCGGGCGGATCAGCGACGAGATGGTCGCCGAGGGCCCTGAGCGTTTCGACCTTCGCGCCCTGCACAACCGCTTCTCGAGGGCGCGGGCGGCATGA